In Gimesia panareensis, the genomic window CTTTGGTGGAATATTTGCTACTCCCCATCCGTTCATAATTGAGACGACCAAATAGAAAGTCCAGACTACGCTGGTATCTTTCTGCCAAGACTCCCATGTCAGGCAGTATCCTTATCTAACGCAAAAAATGATCTGTTCACTGTCGAGACCGGCTCGAAACCAGGCCCGTTTCGAATCTCGTGCACTTCTGGCTGATATTATAGTCAGGCCCTTTTCCGATGTAGACCGTGAGGTATACAATCCAGCAAAGAATTTGACAACCGCCACACCGTCAGAACAACAGGGTGAACAGAAAATGAGTATCGATATTGCCACGATCCCGGAACTGCTGAACTTCAACCGCGTCATGACGCTTAAATTACTCGATGAAATCAGTGAACTGCCTGATCCGGCCAGTGCCCTGGGACACCGCCCCGGTCCCCAGCGGGCTCACATCGCCTGGCAGATCATGCATCTGGGCATCACTGAGGAGCTGTTCGCCTCGCAACGACTCCGAACGACGGACTCATCCCTGACAGAGTGGTTTGACCTGTACCAGAAGGGGAGTACAGCCAGTGATGAGCTCCCCACCATCGATACCATTCGTTCCGTCTTGAGCGAGTCCCGCAAAAATCTGCTGGATGCCATCTCGCAGATTACCGAGGCGGATCTGGATACCATTCCCGCCGGACTCAGCGAGCGTGGCTGGACGAACCAGATGGCATTAC contains:
- a CDS encoding DinB family protein — translated: MSIDIATIPELLNFNRVMTLKLLDEISELPDPASALGHRPGPQRAHIAWQIMHLGITEELFASQRLRTTDSSLTEWFDLYQKGSTASDELPTIDTIRSVLSESRKNLLDAISQITEADLDTIPAGLSERGWTNQMALQIVCWHEPHHQGQAHLLLNSWKAQQ